Proteins co-encoded in one Sebastes umbrosus isolate fSebUmb1 chromosome 20, fSebUmb1.pri, whole genome shotgun sequence genomic window:
- the LOC119479723 gene encoding L-xylulose reductase-like, with translation MEISFTGKRAVVTGAGKEIGRATALALARCGAKVTAVTRTQADLDSLLQECSSMCVHVCVDLADWGATEAALQDVGPVDLLVNNAAYYYLQPLLEVTPDQFDQSFNVNVKAVLHVSQIVARDMKARGSGGSIVNVSSLAGLSALKDHAVYCATKGALDMLTKVMALELGPHQIRVNSVNPTVVMTEICRLKWSDPEKAKTMMSRIPSGRFAEVEDVVNSILFLLSDKSNMTNGVSLAVDGGFLAC, from the exons ATGGAAATTTCATTTACAGGCAAACGAGCTGTGGTCACCGGAGCAGGAAAAG AGATTGGCAGGGCCACGGCTCTGGCTCTGGCACGCTGTGGGGCAAAGGTCACAGCGGTCACACGCACGCAGGCTGACCTCGACAGTCTGCTGCAGGAG TGTTCCTccatgtgtgtccatgtgtgtgtagaCTTGGCAGACTGGGGGGCCACGGAGGCGGCCCTGCAGGACGTCGGCCCCGTTGATCTGTTGGTGAATAACGCCGCCTATTACTATCTGCAGCCCCTTCTGGAGGTCACGCCCGACCAGTTTGACCA GTCGTTCAATGTGAATGTGAAAGCTGTGCTGCATGTCTCTCAG ATAGTGGCCCGTGATATGAAGGCCAGAGGATCAGGAGGCTCCATCGTGAACGTGTCCAGCCTGGCTGGACTGAGTGCTCTCAAAGACCACGCTGTCTACT GTGCCACTAAAGGAGCCCTGGACATGCTGACTAAAGTGATGGCTCTAGAGCTGGGACCTCACCAG ATCCGAGTGAATAGTGTGAACCCCACAGTGGTGATGACTGAGATCTGTCGCCTGAAATGGAGTGACCCCGAAAAAGCCAAGACCATGATGTCCCGCATCCCCTCAGGCCGTTTCGCAG aggTGGAGGACGTGGTGAACAGCATTTTATTCCTGCTGAGTGATAAGAGCAACATGACTAACGGAGTCTCTCTGGCGGTGGACGGAGGCTTCCTGGCCTGCTGA
- the LOC119479713 gene encoding L-xylulose reductase-like: MEISFTGKRAVVTGAGKGIGRATALALARCGAKVTAVTRTQADLDSLLQECSSITPVCVDLADWGATEAALQDVGPVDLLVNNAAYANLQPFLEVTPDQFDQSFNVNVKAVLHVSQIVARDMKARGSGGSIVNVSSQASKCALKDHTIYCATKGALDMLTKVMALELGPHQIRVNSVNPTVVMTEMGRLGWSDPEKAKTMTSRIPLGRFAEVEDVVNSILFLLSDKSNMTNGVSLLVDGGFLAC, from the exons ATGGAGATTTCATTTACAGGCAAACGAGCTGTGGTCACCGGAGCAGGAAAAG GGATCGGCAGGGCCACGGCTCTGGCTCTGGCACGCTGTGGGGCAAAGGTCACAGCGGTCACACGCACGCAGGCTGACCTCGACAGTCTGCTGCAGGAG TGTTCCTCCATCACTCCGGTGTGTGTAGACTTGGCAGACTGGGGGGCCACGGAGGCGGCCCTGCAGGACGTCGGCCCCGTTGATCTGCTGGTGAATAACGCCGCCTATGCCAACCTGCAGCCCTTTCTGGAGGTCACGCCCGACCAGTTTGACCA GTCGTTCAATGTGAATGTGAAAGCTGTGCTGCATGTCTCTCAG ATAGTGGCCCGTGATATGAAGGCCAGAGGATCAGGAGGCTCCATCGTGAACGTGTCCAGCCAGGCCTCAAAGTGTGCCCTCAAAGACCACACTATCTACT GTGCCACTAAAGGAGCCCTGGACATGCTGACTAAAGTGATGGCTCTAGAGCTGGGACCCCACCAG ATCCGAGTGAATAGTGTGAACCCCACGGTGGTGATGACTGAGATGGGTCGCCTGGGCTGGAGCGACCCCGAAAAAGCCAAGACCATGACGTCCCGCATCCCCCTAGGCCGCTTCGCAG agGTGGAGGACGTGGTGAACAGCATTTTATTCCTGCTGAGTGATAAGAGCAACATGACTAACGGAGTCTCTCTGCTGGTGGACGGAGGCTTCCTGGCCTGCTGA